A part of Stegostoma tigrinum isolate sSteTig4 chromosome 6, sSteTig4.hap1, whole genome shotgun sequence genomic DNA contains:
- the LOC125453589 gene encoding olfactory receptor 52P1-like, producing the protein MEHPRYNGSLYNEFILLGFPGFEGSEHLLSALLLLVYLTTLIANLAIVLVIAPDPSMHHPMYLLICCLSVVDIIVSSAVVPKMLLSFLFDLKAVSLASCLAQMFLVHFWSSAESTLLLAMAVDRFVAICNPLRYAAIVTGTALLKLALFALVRSGLTVTTLVILASPLPFCRTNLIAHCYCEHMALVRLACADTSLNSTLGLVFAFAIIGFDSVCVLLSYWKIVTVVLKISSADSRHKLFHTCCTHLLVISFCYLTALFSFLAYRVGQVPMGIRVLLSVMYLILPPMANPIIYGMRTREIRERLLKRFRGRGIKVSIRIDNKHCFALYRSC; encoded by the coding sequence ATGGAGCACCCAAGGTACAACGGCTCCCTTTACAATGAATTCATCCTGCTCGGGTTTCCAGGATTTGAAGGGTCGGAACATCTCCtctctgctctgctcctcttGGTCTACTTGACCACATTGATAGCAAACTTGGCCATTGTGCTGGTTATTGCCCCGGATCCCAGCATGCACCACCCCATGTACCTCCTCATTTGCTGCCTCTCAGTTGTCGATATCATTGTTAGCTCTGCTGTGGTCCCCAAGATGCTGCTAAGCTTTCTGTTTGACCTGAAAGCTGTCTCCTTGGCCAGCTGCCTGGCCCAGATGTTCCTCGTTCACTTTTGGTCCTCGGCGGAATCGACCCTCCTGTTGGCGATGGCCGTCGACCGCTTTGTGGCGATTTGTAACCCACTGCGATATGCTGCCATCGTGACTGGCACGGCTCTCCTCAAACTGGCCTTGTTTGCCCTCGTACGCAGTGGGCTCACAGTGACCACACTGGTTATACTAGCCTCCCCACTCCCGTTCTGCAGGACTAACCTCATTGCGCATTGTTACTGTGAGCACATGGCCCTCGTGAGGTTGGCCTGTGCTGACACGAGCCTGAACAGCACCTTGGGTTTGGTATTTGCCTTTGCGATCATTGGCTTTGACAGCGTATGTGTCCTCCTGTCCTACTGGAAGATAGTAACCGTTGTCCTAAAGATCAGCTCGGCAGATTCCCGACACAAGTTATTTCACACTTGCTGCACTCATTTGTTAGTGATCTCATTCTGCTACCTCACTGCCTTATTCTCCTTCTTAGCATACCGGGTGGGTCAGGTTCCCATGGGTATCCGTGTCCTGCTCTCTGTCATGTACCTTATATTGCCTCCGATGGCCAACCCcatcatttatgggatgaggacCAGAGAAATCCGAGAGCGGCTACTGAAAAGGTTTCGGGGACGAGGGA